One genomic window of Acidobacteriota bacterium includes the following:
- a CDS encoding DUF3299 domain-containing protein has protein sequence MKTLPASALTAALMVALAACGAASTSETAEAAPAPKAAPAAPAVTVAENTAGPQVGDKIGETAADRAAAREAKAAERAAATKKKDAELAAKGIERIGWEDLMPEGEEERLAQMYQAQMAMLYSGAGVAEGSAADTAVQVGTFNTVKELNGKKIRIPGYTVPFEYGADAQIKEFLLVPYFGACIHSPPPPPNQTIFVIADKPIKMKDLAQAVWIEGTIYTQTQESELADAAYTIKLTSVEEYEY, from the coding sequence ATGAAAACGCTCCCCGCTTCCGCCCTTACCGCCGCCCTGATGGTCGCCCTTGCCGCCTGCGGCGCCGCCTCCACCTCCGAAACCGCCGAAGCGGCACCCGCACCCAAGGCGGCTCCCGCCGCGCCGGCGGTCACCGTCGCCGAGAACACGGCCGGTCCGCAGGTCGGCGACAAGATCGGCGAGACCGCCGCCGACCGCGCCGCCGCGCGTGAGGCGAAGGCGGCCGAACGTGCGGCTGCCACCAAGAAGAAGGATGCGGAACTCGCCGCCAAGGGCATCGAGCGTATCGGCTGGGAAGACCTGATGCCGGAAGGCGAGGAGGAACGCCTCGCCCAGATGTATCAGGCGCAGATGGCGATGCTCTATTCCGGCGCCGGTGTTGCCGAAGGCTCGGCTGCCGACACGGCCGTGCAGGTCGGCACCTTCAACACCGTCAAGGAACTCAACGGCAAGAAGATCCGCATCCCGGGTTATACGGTTCCGTTCGAGTATGGCGCCGACGCGCAGATCAAGGAGTTCCTGCTGGTCCCGTATTTCGGCGCCTGTATCCACTCGCCGCCGCCGCCGCCCAACCAGACCATCTTCGTCATCGCTGACAAGCCGATCAAGATGAAGGACCTCGCCCAGGCCGTCTGGATCGAGGGCACGATCTATACCCAGACGCAGGAGAGCGAACTGGCCGACGCGGCCTATACGATCAAGCTCACCTCGGTCGAGGAATACGAGTATTGA
- a CDS encoding ABC transporter permease: protein MTALLSLAWSSLLNRKGSVILTIVAVALSVALFLGVEKARSGAREGFENTISGTHLIVGAPTGSVNLLLYSVFRMGNATAEVSWPTYEKIAARGDVAWAVPIALGDSHRGYRVMGTTPAYFERYKYSGGQPLQFAQGKPFDDLFDAVIGADVARELGYGIGDPLTLSHGLGNAELGSGHDNRPFRVAGILKPTGTPVDRTVHVSLEAITAIHVGWETGAKNPLADTISTDTIRSFNLTPKTVTAIFVGLKKPGSILTTRREINTNKGEPLMAIIPGDALRELWSVTAVAERALLAVSAFVIAVGLVSILTSILTSLNERRREMSILRATGARPHHVFLLLVLEAGLVGFLGALLGIVLIHVLIGVLAPLLQAQYGVSFGAGLPGPVDAIVLGIVTTASLLIGAVPALTAMRRSLADGLSVRL from the coding sequence ATGACCGCGCTCCTGTCACTCGCCTGGTCCAGCCTTCTGAACCGCAAGGGCTCCGTCATCCTCACGATCGTTGCGGTCGCCCTGTCGGTTGCCCTGTTCCTCGGCGTGGAAAAAGCCCGCAGCGGCGCGCGCGAGGGTTTCGAAAACACCATCTCCGGCACCCACCTGATCGTCGGCGCCCCGACCGGTTCGGTGAACCTGTTGCTCTATTCCGTCTTCCGGATGGGCAATGCCACCGCGGAAGTGTCCTGGCCGACCTATGAGAAGATTGCGGCCCGCGGCGACGTCGCCTGGGCCGTCCCGATTGCCTTGGGTGACAGCCATCGCGGGTATCGCGTGATGGGAACGACGCCGGCCTACTTCGAACGCTACAAGTATAGCGGCGGCCAGCCGCTTCAATTCGCGCAAGGCAAGCCGTTTGACGACTTGTTTGACGCGGTCATAGGCGCCGACGTTGCCCGCGAACTGGGTTATGGCATCGGGGATCCGCTCACGCTCTCCCATGGGCTCGGCAACGCGGAGCTCGGCTCGGGCCACGACAACCGCCCGTTTCGGGTTGCCGGCATCCTGAAGCCCACCGGCACGCCGGTTGACCGCACGGTACACGTCTCACTGGAGGCGATCACCGCCATTCATGTCGGTTGGGAGACGGGCGCCAAAAACCCGCTTGCCGACACCATCTCCACCGATACGATCCGGTCGTTCAATCTCACGCCCAAGACTGTCACCGCGATCTTCGTCGGCCTGAAGAAACCGGGCTCGATTCTCACCACGCGACGGGAAATCAACACCAACAAGGGCGAGCCCTTGATGGCCATCATTCCCGGCGACGCCCTGCGCGAACTCTGGAGCGTCACGGCCGTGGCCGAACGCGCCCTGCTGGCGGTGTCCGCCTTCGTCATTGCTGTTGGCCTGGTGTCGATCCTGACCTCGATCCTCACCAGCCTGAACGAGCGTCGGCGCGAAATGTCCATCTTGCGAGCAACCGGCGCGCGACCGCATCACGTGTTCCTGCTGCTCGTGCTGGAAGCCGGCCTCGTCGGCTTCCTTGGCGCCTTGCTCGGGATTGTCCTGATCCACGTCCTGATCGGCGTTCTGGCGCCGCTGCTGCAGGCCCAGTATGGCGTCTCGTTCGGCGCGGGTCTGCCCGGGCCGGTCGACGCAATCGTGCTCGGCATCGTCACCACCGCCTCGCTGCTGATCGGCGCGGTGCCCGCCCTCACGGCCATGCGCCGCTCGCTGGCCGATGGCCTCAGCGTGCGGCTGTAA
- a CDS encoding ABC transporter ATP-binding protein: MSQPVIEIENVTFAWKQGPRVLDVPAFRMDAGERVFLRGPSGSGKSTLLGLIAGVLAPQSGEVRVMGQDMAALTPARRDRLRADHVGVIFQMFNLVPYLSVTGNVLLPLRFSAARRKAAGSDPEGEARRLLARLGLTDDALLKRRVSDLSVGQQQRVAAARALIGAPGLIIADEPTSALDADARDRFIALLSEEVANSQASLLFVSHDASLAPLFSRAVDLAAINRAGTPA; encoded by the coding sequence ATGAGCCAGCCCGTCATCGAAATCGAAAACGTTACCTTTGCCTGGAAGCAGGGGCCGCGGGTGCTGGATGTGCCCGCGTTTCGCATGGATGCAGGCGAGCGCGTCTTCCTGCGCGGGCCGTCCGGCTCGGGAAAATCCACGCTGCTCGGGCTGATCGCCGGCGTGCTTGCGCCGCAGTCCGGCGAGGTGCGCGTGATGGGCCAAGACATGGCCGCGTTGACACCGGCGCGCCGGGACCGTCTGCGGGCGGATCATGTCGGCGTCATCTTCCAGATGTTCAACCTCGTCCCCTACCTCTCGGTCACCGGCAACGTGCTCCTGCCGCTGCGTTTCTCGGCGGCCCGTCGCAAGGCGGCTGGCAGCGATCCTGAAGGCGAAGCCCGCCGCCTGCTCGCCCGACTTGGCCTCACCGACGACGCCCTGCTGAAGCGCCGCGTGTCTGATCTCTCGGTCGGTCAGCAGCAACGCGTCGCCGCCGCGCGCGCCCTGATCGGGGCGCCCGGCTTGATCATCGCCGACGAGCCCACCTCAGCGCTGGACGCCGATGCCCGCGACCGGTTCATCGCGCTGCTTTCGGAAGAGGTTGCCAACTCGCAGGCCAGCCTGCTCTTCGTCAGCCATGACGCGAGCCTCGCCCCGCTGTTCTCGCGTGCGGTCGATCTCGCGGCGATCAACCGGGCAGGGACGCCTGCATGA
- a CDS encoding DUF2796 domain-containing protein has translation MTQVTLRAALLAASAFLLAACGGSKTEPVPTPAPVADVPEVASEPAQTDTEAGHEEHDEESAGGGPHVHGLAELAVSREGNRLLGELVSPMANFGLAESDATYTDVVTAELSGLVEIEGGTCDAAAPHPTTNVQAGHTDSIVHFTWTCAKPDDVRAIRFAGFEAFPSFETVNTIYITDTQQRAAELTPSAPELAVK, from the coding sequence ATGACCCAAGTCACCCTTCGTGCCGCGCTGCTCGCGGCATCTGCCTTCCTGCTTGCAGCGTGTGGCGGATCAAAAACCGAGCCGGTTCCCACGCCGGCGCCTGTCGCCGATGTACCCGAAGTCGCATCCGAGCCTGCCCAAACAGATACGGAGGCCGGCCATGAGGAGCACGACGAGGAGTCGGCGGGCGGCGGGCCGCATGTGCACGGCCTCGCTGAACTCGCGGTCAGCCGAGAAGGCAATCGTCTCCTCGGCGAACTCGTCTCGCCGATGGCCAATTTCGGCCTCGCGGAATCGGATGCAACGTACACGGATGTCGTGACCGCTGAGCTCTCGGGCCTGGTCGAGATCGAGGGCGGCACGTGCGATGCAGCGGCGCCGCACCCCACAACAAATGTGCAGGCCGGCCACACCGACAGCATTGTCCACTTCACTTGGACCTGCGCGAAGCCTGATGATGTGCGGGCCATCAGGTTTGCCGGCTTCGAAGCTTTCCCAAGCTTCGAGACCGTCAACACTATTTACATCACCGATACACAGCAGCGCGCTGCTGAACTCACGCCATCGGCCCCCGAGCTGGCGGTCAAGTAA
- a CDS encoding ZIP family metal transporter — protein sequence MPVALQASVTFGLLAALVTSLGLVAVAMRSEWSARQSGLFALSAAGMLITISLLHIVPEAMAASRSAARFVLGGFFGGLLLSFTMRTLFPEHAGMVRAQAFTPLLAVAVHSFFDGVIYSVSFAASFQSGVYASLGLILHEFAEGIIAFAILSRHGFRIREALVWAFLAAAATTPLGALVSGLFVNSLGAETITLLYAVSAGLLIYVATGPMMEPLSETSPVRAMGALGVGVVFALAILSLPIHDEGVLDNHGDGHDHAVAAYPQLASAGSQPP from the coding sequence ATGCCCGTCGCCTTGCAGGCCTCCGTAACGTTTGGCCTGCTGGCGGCCCTCGTCACATCGCTTGGCCTCGTAGCCGTGGCGATGCGCAGCGAATGGTCGGCGCGCCAGTCCGGCCTGTTCGCGTTATCCGCGGCCGGCATGTTGATCACCATAAGCCTGCTGCACATTGTGCCGGAAGCGATGGCCGCGAGCCGTTCGGCAGCAAGGTTCGTGCTGGGCGGATTTTTCGGCGGGCTGTTGCTCAGCTTCACGATGCGCACTTTGTTTCCGGAGCACGCGGGCATGGTCCGCGCGCAAGCCTTCACGCCCTTGCTCGCAGTGGCCGTGCACTCCTTCTTCGACGGGGTCATCTATTCGGTCTCGTTTGCCGCGAGCTTCCAGTCCGGCGTCTATGCTTCGCTCGGCCTTATCCTGCACGAGTTCGCCGAGGGGATCATCGCCTTCGCCATCCTGTCGCGGCACGGTTTCCGGATCCGGGAAGCGCTCGTCTGGGCCTTCCTCGCGGCGGCGGCAACGACGCCGCTCGGCGCGCTGGTTTCCGGCTTGTTCGTCAACAGCCTGGGCGCGGAAACCATCACGTTGCTCTATGCGGTTTCAGCCGGACTGCTGATCTACGTTGCAACCGGGCCGATGATGGAGCCCCTGAGCGAAACGTCGCCTGTGCGGGCAATGGGCGCGCTGGGTGTTGGCGTGGTTTTCGCGCTGGCGATCTTGTCCCTGCCGATCCACGACGAAGGCGTGCTCGATAACCATGGGGATGGCCATGATCACGCGGTCGCGGCGTATCCACAACTCGCGTCGGCAGGCAGCCAGCCGCCCTGA
- a CDS encoding Lrp/AsnC family transcriptional regulator gives MENIDDTDRVLLRALQADASESLEALAARASISVNTCWRRVKRLEESGVIQKRVALVDPEQVGLGQTVFVSIRTREHSADWVERFARAVRSIPEVVEFYRMAGDVDYLLKIQAGSVKDYDRVYRTLIARIDLADVSATFAMECIKNTTELPV, from the coding sequence ATGGAAAATATTGATGATACGGACCGTGTCCTTCTCCGCGCCTTGCAGGCGGACGCCAGCGAATCGCTTGAGGCGCTTGCCGCCCGGGCCAGCATTTCTGTGAATACTTGCTGGCGCCGGGTGAAGCGTCTTGAAGAGTCCGGCGTGATCCAGAAAAGGGTGGCACTTGTCGATCCCGAGCAAGTGGGGCTCGGCCAGACCGTCTTCGTCTCCATCCGCACCCGTGAGCATTCCGCAGACTGGGTCGAGCGTTTTGCGCGGGCAGTCCGCTCAATTCCGGAAGTCGTCGAGTTTTACCGGATGGCGGGCGATGTCGACTACCTGCTCAAGATACAGGCGGGCAGCGTGAAGGATTATGACCGCGTCTACCGCACGCTGATCGCGCGGATCGACCTCGCGGATGTCAGTGCGACCTTCGCGATGGAGTGTATCAAGAACACGACCGAACTGCCGGTCTGA
- a CDS encoding PLP-dependent cysteine synthase family protein, which produces MSALPARAFDPASESRFPGQFPEPARLRSLAALIGRTPLISLRLRFRGREHVIHAKAEHYNLTGSIKDRMALSILTRAYRSGALQPGDTIAEATSGNAGIALAALGRALGHPVEIFMPDWMSEERKCLLRSLDARLNLVSREAGGFLGAIAATEALAAARNDVFLPCQFSNGDNARAHLETTGPELLRQLACRELVPDAFVAGVGTGGTVMGVGAALRAAHPDVRIHPLEPKESPTLSTGHKVGSHRIQGISDDFIPALVNFRELNDVIAVSDGDAIRMAQRLARELGLAVGISSGANLIGAVMAADRLGADACVATVFCDDNKKYLSTALAGEEPVKDSDLGPEIELLDFDASCCA; this is translated from the coding sequence ATGTCAGCCCTTCCAGCCAGAGCTTTCGATCCGGCGTCCGAATCCCGGTTTCCGGGCCAGTTTCCGGAGCCTGCGCGCCTGCGCAGCCTTGCGGCACTGATCGGGCGTACGCCCCTGATCTCGCTGCGCCTGCGCTTTCGCGGACGGGAGCATGTGATCCACGCCAAGGCCGAACACTACAACCTGACGGGTTCGATCAAGGACCGGATGGCGCTGTCGATCCTGACGCGCGCCTACCGGTCGGGCGCGCTGCAACCGGGTGACACGATTGCGGAAGCGACCAGCGGAAATGCCGGCATTGCGCTGGCGGCCCTGGGCCGGGCGCTCGGTCATCCGGTGGAAATCTTCATGCCGGACTGGATGAGCGAGGAGCGCAAATGCCTGCTGCGCAGCCTTGATGCGCGCCTCAACCTCGTAAGCCGAGAAGCCGGCGGATTCCTTGGTGCGATTGCGGCGACGGAAGCGTTGGCGGCCGCCCGCAATGACGTGTTTCTGCCCTGCCAGTTCTCGAATGGCGACAATGCTCGGGCACATCTCGAGACAACCGGTCCGGAACTTTTGCGACAGCTCGCGTGCCGCGAGTTGGTCCCGGACGCCTTCGTGGCCGGCGTCGGCACGGGGGGAACGGTGATGGGCGTTGGCGCCGCCTTGCGCGCGGCTCACCCGGATGTGCGCATCCATCCGTTGGAGCCGAAGGAGTCCCCCACCCTCTCTACCGGCCACAAGGTGGGTAGCCACCGCATCCAGGGCATCTCGGATGACTTCATTCCGGCGCTGGTGAACTTCCGTGAACTGAACGATGTGATTGCCGTGTCGGACGGCGACGCGATCCGGATGGCGCAGCGGCTGGCGCGCGAACTGGGCCTGGCCGTGGGCATTTCGTCCGGCGCGAACCTGATCGGCGCAGTGATGGCCGCCGACCGGCTGGGCGCAGACGCCTGCGTGGCGACCGTGTTCTGCGACGACAACAAGAAATACCTGTCGACTGCGCTTGCCGGCGAAGAGCCGGTCAAGGACAGCGACCTCGGCCCCGAGATCGAGTTACTCGATTTTGACGCTTCTTGTTGCGCCTAG
- a CDS encoding polyhydroxyalkanoate depolymerase, with translation MLYSLVEMNRVAMAPMRLMARAGRAALASPLNPMGQTSYGKSLAAMADVFESATRYYGKPEWRIDSVRLNSVKIPVTAEAVWRSPWCSLMHFRKDPELLASCRRPGAAPLPRLLIVAPLSGHYATLLRGTVEGFLETHDVYITDWTDARMAPVWLGRFDLDDYIDHVRKMLTHLGGGAHVLAVCQPGPPVLAAISMMAEEADPALPATMTFMGSPIDARRSPTIPNKLSEERPFSWFEENMIHTVPAPYPGVLRRVYPGFVQLASFMNMNWNRHVDAHWKFFNHLVDGDGDNAGKHREFYDEYLSVLDLTEEFYLQTIQRIFQEHHLPRGIYRYRGERLVKPSEIRNVALMTVEGEKDDISGIGQTQAAHDICTNIPQDMRTDYIQPGVGHYGVFNGSRFETEIAPRVTQFTRRFAQRSADEAAAAKR, from the coding sequence ATGCTCTACTCACTTGTCGAAATGAACCGGGTCGCCATGGCGCCCATGCGGTTGATGGCCAGGGCCGGGCGCGCAGCGCTGGCCTCGCCCCTGAACCCCATGGGCCAGACCAGCTATGGCAAGTCGCTCGCCGCGATGGCCGACGTGTTCGAGAGCGCCACGCGCTATTACGGCAAGCCGGAATGGCGCATCGACTCGGTCCGCCTGAACAGCGTGAAGATCCCGGTCACGGCCGAGGCCGTCTGGCGGTCGCCCTGGTGCAGCCTCATGCACTTCCGCAAGGATCCGGAACTCCTTGCCTCGTGCCGCCGCCCCGGCGCGGCGCCGCTCCCCCGCCTGCTGATCGTTGCGCCGCTGTCGGGTCACTACGCGACGCTGCTGCGCGGCACGGTCGAGGGCTTCCTCGAGACGCATGACGTCTACATCACCGACTGGACCGATGCGCGCATGGCCCCGGTCTGGCTCGGCCGCTTCGATCTCGACGACTATATCGACCATGTCCGCAAGATGCTGACCCATCTCGGCGGTGGCGCGCACGTGCTGGCGGTCTGCCAGCCGGGCCCGCCGGTACTCGCGGCCATCTCGATGATGGCCGAGGAGGCAGACCCCGCGCTTCCGGCCACGATGACGTTCATGGGCTCGCCGATCGACGCCCGCCGCTCGCCGACCATTCCCAACAAGCTGTCGGAAGAGCGCCCCTTCTCCTGGTTCGAGGAGAACATGATCCACACCGTGCCGGCGCCGTACCCGGGCGTGCTGCGCCGCGTCTATCCGGGCTTCGTGCAACTCGCCTCGTTCATGAACATGAACTGGAACCGTCACGTCGACGCGCACTGGAAGTTCTTCAACCACCTCGTCGACGGCGACGGCGACAACGCCGGCAAGCACCGCGAATTCTACGACGAATACCTCTCGGTGCTCGATCTGACCGAAGAGTTCTACCTGCAGACCATCCAGCGCATCTTCCAGGAGCACCACCTGCCGCGCGGCATCTACCGCTACCGCGGCGAGCGTCTCGTGAAACCGTCCGAAATCCGCAACGTCGCGCTTATGACGGTGGAAGGGGAGAAGGACGACATCTCCGGCATCGGCCAGACGCAGGCTGCGCACGACATCTGCACCAACATTCCGCAAGACATGCGCACCGACTATATCCAGCCGGGCGTCGGCCATTACGGCGTGTTCAATGGTTCACGGTTCGAAACCGAGATTGCGCCGCGCGTCACGCAGTTTACCCGCCGCTTCGCCCAGAGGTCGGCAGACGAAGCTGCCGCCGCGAAGCGCTAG
- a CDS encoding CHAD domain-containing protein: MAYRFARSDRSMTDAVRRIAAEEFAHVRSALADKALPLDRKVHEGRKATKRLRALLRLTAPVLPGAHDEIAALRAAAGQLSALRDKGALQETLAGLELGAAVTGALSEALASSTSVSAASQRRLLAAFGRDMKTIAARAEFWTLEAEGWKALAPGVKRCQHRLRRSMAVARSAKSEEPVHEFRKRAKDHWYQTLLLRAAFPEMMEAYAEAGERLGNDLGLWRDLGLLEEAVGALPAHVLPADQLSATLSGIAKARRRALRRAFRIAARLAWETPGDHAARLKAWWKAAR; this comes from the coding sequence ATGGCTTACAGGTTCGCGCGAAGCGACAGGTCGATGACCGACGCGGTGCGCCGCATTGCGGCGGAAGAGTTCGCGCATGTCCGCTCGGCGCTGGCCGACAAGGCCCTGCCGCTCGACAGAAAAGTGCATGAAGGACGCAAGGCCACCAAACGGTTGCGCGCCTTGCTGCGCCTGACAGCTCCGGTCCTGCCCGGCGCCCACGACGAGATCGCGGCGCTGCGTGCGGCAGCCGGCCAACTCTCCGCCCTGCGTGACAAGGGCGCGTTACAGGAGACCTTGGCCGGGCTGGAGCTTGGCGCCGCGGTGACAGGTGCGCTCAGCGAGGCGCTCGCATCATCCACCTCGGTATCGGCCGCCAGCCAGCGCCGCCTGTTGGCGGCGTTCGGGCGCGACATGAAGACGATTGCTGCGCGCGCCGAATTCTGGACGCTGGAAGCGGAAGGCTGGAAGGCGCTGGCACCCGGTGTGAAGCGATGCCAGCATCGCCTTCGAAGATCGATGGCGGTCGCACGATCCGCGAAATCGGAGGAGCCGGTGCACGAGTTCCGCAAGCGGGCGAAGGACCATTGGTATCAGACGCTGCTGCTGCGCGCCGCATTCCCGGAAATGATGGAAGCCTATGCAGAGGCGGGCGAGCGGCTTGGAAACGATCTCGGCCTCTGGCGTGATCTCGGTCTGCTCGAAGAGGCAGTAGGCGCCCTGCCCGCGCATGTGCTGCCTGCAGACCAGTTGTCCGCCACGCTGTCTGGCATTGCCAAGGCTCGCCGCCGCGCGCTTCGCCGGGCCTTCCGGATCGCTGCACGACTCGCCTGGGAAACGCCCGGCGACCACGCCGCCCGCCTGAAGGCATGGTGGAAAGCCGCCAGGTAA
- a CDS encoding TonB-dependent receptor, protein MKTKLNLLTGVSLATLCLGGGFGAAHADTVRGAIKDATGTAPLEGALVSIDEIGRTTSSDRFGAFRFANVPAGDYTVTVSYVGAPRVTREITVAETGEVVLDLAVGEDVRYLDNILVVGSAAAQAGAINQQRASDAIISVIDSDGLGNFQDTTVADSLSRVPGLSIETDQGEGRYVSIRGINTDLIASSINGVRTPSPEDRRGVLLDGVPSDLLDSIEVQKSLTPDVDADTLGGIVNMQTISAFDRGGRFVRAKLEGAYNDITEDVSPKGTLTYSDVFGERLGVALSVNYQKLGIQAHNNETGGWGEVDGADFLVPQAGTYIVPNDDYEQRFYDLTRERLGFVGNVDFHATENTDLYARVLWNRYVDDEVRNLFEFREFDEEVVAATDNTVSIRRGEVDAAVRQREEVRRLQTYALGGDTVTGDWKFDYEVSYAYAEEDDSDNHDTTFRSAPEFRDNLVGAITYDYSNPQRPIISGPALAFLNDPSNYVMDSYEREFTTTEDSEWGAKFNVSKDSVLAGVPVTWKGGLKLRDREKVRDQNVVYYDLGGLQLTDFITSTSPLSNWRMRNPMYQWPDAGLTAALRATLTPADIIEEDTALDSLSGDYTIDEQILAVYGMGTFDFGPMTVVAGLRSETTKVDATGNIFTEGDTAATVAKRNYSDDYTHLLPSVNVKYAFNDKLIGRAAYYAAVVRPAFGEMAPRVLFNEDRDAIELGNPDLDPYEADNFDLSIEFYPTKLSVLSAGVFYKQIDNAIFPATFDIADVPASIDLSFLSVADLAGLTEISTYINANKAELYGAEFNYVQQLDFLPGPFDGFLVSANFTLTDSETTLPDGREVPLLKQTDTTWNVAVGYDKGPWDLRVSANFRGDYLDELFGETSSGVSVDRYTDDRLRLEASAKYDINDEMQVFVEGKNLTDEPEYYYHGDERRLSQYDEFGKTIVFGVRLTY, encoded by the coding sequence ATGAAAACCAAGCTCAACCTGCTCACCGGCGTGAGCCTCGCCACACTCTGCCTCGGGGGCGGATTTGGTGCAGCGCATGCCGACACCGTGCGCGGCGCCATCAAGGACGCCACGGGCACCGCGCCGCTTGAAGGCGCGCTCGTCTCCATCGACGAAATCGGCCGCACCACTTCTTCTGATCGCTTCGGCGCTTTCCGCTTCGCAAACGTGCCCGCCGGTGACTACACGGTTACGGTCTCGTATGTCGGCGCGCCGCGCGTCACCCGCGAAATTACGGTGGCCGAAACAGGCGAGGTTGTGCTCGATCTGGCAGTCGGTGAAGACGTCCGTTATCTCGACAACATCCTCGTGGTTGGATCGGCCGCGGCCCAGGCCGGTGCGATCAACCAGCAGCGCGCCTCTGACGCCATCATCTCGGTGATCGACTCCGACGGCCTCGGCAATTTCCAGGACACGACGGTTGCCGATTCGCTGTCGCGCGTGCCGGGCCTTTCCATCGAAACAGACCAGGGCGAAGGCCGCTACGTTTCGATCCGCGGCATCAATACCGATCTTATCGCGTCCTCGATCAACGGCGTGCGCACGCCGTCGCCGGAAGACCGCCGCGGCGTTCTGCTGGACGGCGTACCGTCGGACCTGCTCGACTCGATTGAAGTGCAGAAATCGCTGACGCCCGACGTCGATGCCGATACCCTTGGCGGCATCGTGAACATGCAGACGATCTCGGCCTTCGACCGCGGCGGCCGCTTCGTGCGCGCCAAGCTCGAAGGCGCCTACAACGACATAACCGAAGACGTTTCGCCGAAAGGCACGCTGACTTATTCGGACGTGTTCGGTGAACGCCTCGGCGTTGCGCTTTCGGTCAACTACCAGAAGCTCGGCATCCAGGCTCATAACAACGAGACAGGTGGCTGGGGCGAAGTCGACGGCGCTGACTTCCTCGTGCCGCAAGCCGGCACTTATATCGTGCCGAACGATGACTATGAGCAACGCTTCTACGACCTGACGCGCGAACGCCTCGGTTTCGTTGGCAACGTCGACTTTCACGCGACCGAGAATACCGACCTCTACGCCCGCGTGCTGTGGAACCGCTACGTCGATGACGAAGTCCGCAACCTGTTCGAGTTCCGGGAGTTCGACGAAGAGGTCGTTGCGGCGACCGACAACACGGTCTCGATCCGCCGCGGCGAGGTTGATGCCGCCGTCCGCCAGCGCGAGGAAGTGCGCCGCCTGCAAACCTACGCCCTCGGCGGAGATACGGTCACCGGCGACTGGAAGTTCGACTACGAAGTATCCTACGCCTATGCCGAGGAAGACGACTCCGACAACCACGACACAACCTTCCGTTCGGCGCCCGAATTCCGCGACAACCTCGTCGGCGCGATAACCTACGACTACTCGAACCCGCAGCGGCCGATCATCTCGGGCCCGGCGCTCGCCTTCCTCAATGATCCGTCGAACTATGTGATGGATTCCTACGAGCGCGAGTTCACGACCACGGAAGACAGCGAATGGGGCGCGAAGTTCAACGTCAGTAAGGATTCGGTTCTTGCCGGCGTACCGGTCACCTGGAAAGGCGGGCTGAAACTGCGCGACCGTGAAAAGGTCCGTGACCAGAACGTTGTCTACTACGACCTCGGCGGCCTCCAGCTGACCGACTTCATCACCTCGACCAGCCCGCTGTCCAACTGGCGGATGCGCAACCCGATGTACCAGTGGCCGGATGCCGGCCTGACGGCTGCGCTGCGCGCGACGCTCACACCGGCCGACATCATCGAGGAAGACACTGCGCTGGACAGCCTGTCGGGCGACTACACGATCGACGAGCAGATCCTCGCCGTCTACGGCATGGGCACATTCGATTTCGGCCCGATGACGGTGGTGGCCGGCCTTCGTTCGGAGACCACGAAGGTCGACGCAACCGGAAACATCTTCACCGAGGGCGATACCGCCGCAACCGTGGCCAAGCGCAACTATTCGGATGACTACACCCATCTCCTGCCGAGCGTGAACGTGAAGTACGCGTTCAATGACAAGCTGATCGGCCGCGCGGCGTACTACGCCGCCGTGGTCCGCCCGGCATTTGGCGAGATGGCGCCGCGCGTCCTGTTCAACGAAGACCGCGACGCCATCGAACTCGGCAACCCGGATCTCGATCCCTACGAAGCCGACAACTTTGACCTCTCGATCGAGTTCTATCCGACGAAACTGTCCGTCCTCTCGGCCGGTGTGTTCTACAAGCAGATCGACAACGCGATCTTCCCGGCGACGTTCGATATTGCCGATGTGCCGGCCAGCATCGACCTGTCTTTCCTGTCGGTGGCAGACCTTGCGGGGCTCACTGAGATCTCGACCTATATCAACGCCAACAAGGCCGAGCTGTATGGAGCAGAGTTCAACTATGTCCAGCAACTCGACTTCTTGCCGGGCCCATTCGACGGCTTCCTCGTTTCGGCCAACTTCACGCTGACCGATTCGGAAACGACGCTGCCGGATGGCCGCGAAGTGCCGCTCCTGAAGCAGACCGACACGACATGGAACGTCGCTGTGGGGTATGACAAGGGACCGTGGGACCTGCGCGTTTCGGCGAACTTCCGCGGAGACTATCTCGACGAGCTGTTCGGCGAGACGAGCTCCGGCGTCAGTGTCGATCGCTACACGGACGACCGCCTGCGCCTGGAAGCGTCGGCCAAGTACGATATCAACGACGAGATGCAGGTCTTCGTTGAAGGCAAGAACCTCACCGACGAACCGGAATACTACTATCACGGCGATGAGCGCCGGCTGTCGCAGTATGACGAGTTCGGCAAGACGATCGTGTTCGGCGTACGCCTGACCTACTGA